A single region of the Elizabethkingia sp. JS20170427COW genome encodes:
- a CDS encoding ABC transporter ATP-binding protein, translating to MLKAVNITKTYNSGKKIALDNFNIEVPKGSIYGLLGPNGAGKTSFIRIINQITQPDSGEIYINKERLNPNHIRQIGYMPEERGLYKNMSVGDQIVYFGELKGMKKYEAISQAKYWFDKLQIEHWWKKKLSELSKGMAQKIQFVVTVLHRPQLLILDEPFSGFDPVNANLIKDNILELKDNGTTIILSTHRMESVEEMCDSVALVNQSKKVIDGKVFDVRERFKQNLFNIVLEDTHLQAFDQFKSQHNIREYSFENQLISFQLKNNGNQNELIQELLQIGKIRVFEEKIPSMNEVFINAVQS from the coding sequence ATGCTAAAAGCAGTAAATATTACCAAAACCTACAATTCAGGAAAGAAGATTGCTCTTGATAATTTCAATATCGAAGTTCCCAAAGGAAGTATCTATGGCCTATTAGGTCCCAATGGAGCGGGCAAAACATCCTTTATCCGAATTATCAACCAAATTACCCAACCCGATTCTGGAGAAATTTATATTAATAAGGAAAGACTAAACCCCAACCATATCCGACAAATAGGCTATATGCCTGAAGAAAGAGGTCTTTATAAAAATATGAGCGTGGGTGACCAGATTGTCTATTTCGGAGAATTGAAAGGTATGAAAAAATATGAGGCCATCAGCCAAGCAAAATACTGGTTTGATAAGCTTCAGATAGAGCATTGGTGGAAGAAAAAACTCTCTGAACTTTCCAAAGGGATGGCTCAAAAAATTCAATTTGTAGTAACGGTCTTACACCGCCCTCAACTGCTTATTTTGGATGAACCTTTTTCTGGCTTCGACCCTGTAAATGCTAATTTAATAAAAGACAACATCTTAGAGCTTAAAGACAACGGAACAACCATTATCCTCTCCACCCACCGTATGGAATCGGTAGAGGAAATGTGCGATTCGGTAGCATTGGTTAACCAATCTAAAAAAGTAATTGATGGGAAGGTTTTTGATGTAAGAGAACGTTTCAAACAAAATCTCTTCAACATTGTATTAGAAGACACTCATTTACAAGCTTTTGATCAATTTAAATCCCAACACAACATTCGGGAGTACTCTTTTGAAAATCAATTGATAAGCTTCCAACTTAAAAATAATGGAAACCAAAATGAGCTTATTCAAGAATTGCTTCAGATAGGGAAAATCCGAGTATTTGAAGAGAAAATCCCGAGCATGAATGAAGTCTTCATTAACGCTGTGCAATCCTAA
- the mscL gene encoding large conductance mechanosensitive channel protein MscL codes for MGFIKEFKEFAVKGNAFDLAIGVIIGGAFGKIVTSMIDDVIMPIVAAIVGKPDFSSIYFAMGKGSELIPKGATLEKAKEVAPDAAIFAYGNFITVAINFLLLAFVVFLMVKFINKLKKKEAEAPAEAPAPTEDQKLLTEIRDLLKNKS; via the coding sequence ATGGGATTTATTAAAGAATTTAAAGAATTTGCCGTAAAAGGAAACGCTTTTGATTTAGCCATTGGGGTAATCATTGGTGGGGCTTTTGGCAAGATTGTCACCAGTATGATAGATGATGTCATCATGCCTATTGTTGCTGCTATTGTTGGAAAACCAGACTTCAGCAGTATCTATTTTGCAATGGGGAAAGGTTCAGAACTTATCCCGAAAGGAGCAACTCTTGAAAAAGCTAAAGAAGTAGCCCCAGACGCAGCCATCTTCGCTTATGGTAATTTTATTACAGTGGCCATCAACTTCTTACTACTAGCTTTTGTAGTCTTTTTAATGGTGAAATTCATCAATAAATTAAAGAAAAAAGAAGCGGAAGCACCTGCTGAAGCACCAGCGCCTACTGAAGATCAAAAACTACTTACCGAAATTAGAGATTTACTAAAAAATAAATCCTAA
- the lgt gene encoding prolipoprotein diacylglyceryl transferase, translating into MWDPSTGIHLGFITLHYYSLMFVFAFGFGFVIMKKIFAIDGVDEKYLEPLFTWTLIGTILGARLGHVIFYQPELFKQDFWSVFLPIQTQPEFKFTGFSGLASHGATIALILTTLYYSFKIIKKNPFWVYDRLGIVVAFGGAFVRMGNFFNSEIIGKIAPEGSFLAVLFPQQSREYGITVPRYPTQLFEAIGYVLLFILLWFLYRKTDKKYQQGWLFGLFFIILWAIRFFVEFFKEPQGDEFIQFVGLNTGQVLSIPFMIAGFIIMIYSKKFKITK; encoded by the coding sequence ATTTGGGATCCTTCTACTGGTATTCATTTAGGGTTTATCACCCTGCATTACTACAGCTTAATGTTTGTATTTGCTTTTGGGTTTGGTTTTGTAATTATGAAGAAAATCTTTGCTATTGATGGTGTTGATGAAAAATACCTAGAACCTTTATTTACCTGGACCTTAATCGGCACTATCCTAGGAGCTAGATTGGGGCACGTTATCTTCTACCAACCAGAACTTTTCAAACAAGATTTCTGGTCCGTCTTTCTTCCTATACAAACCCAACCAGAGTTTAAATTTACAGGATTTTCCGGCTTAGCTAGCCATGGAGCAACCATAGCCCTTATCTTAACAACTTTATATTATTCTTTCAAAATCATCAAGAAGAATCCATTTTGGGTATATGACCGCCTTGGCATCGTAGTAGCTTTTGGAGGTGCTTTTGTAAGAATGGGAAATTTTTTCAATTCTGAAATTATCGGGAAAATTGCACCAGAAGGCTCTTTCCTAGCTGTACTATTCCCACAACAAAGCCGTGAATATGGAATTACCGTTCCTCGCTACCCTACTCAACTTTTTGAAGCCATAGGTTATGTGCTTTTATTTATTCTCCTATGGTTTTTATATAGAAAAACAGATAAAAAATACCAGCAAGGATGGTTATTTGGGCTTTTCTTTATCATCCTGTGGGCAATAAGATTCTTTGTAGAATTCTTTAAAGAGCCTCAAGGTGATGAATTTATCCAATTTGTGGGACTTAATACAGGTCAAGTTCTAAGTATTCCTTTTATGATTGCAGGGTTTATTATTATGATTTATTCTAAAAAATTCAAAATCACTAAATAA
- the yidD gene encoding membrane protein insertion efficiency factor YidD: MLNKIIIFPFVVLIKFYQLAISPLLGKNCRYTPTCSHYTLEALRVHGLLKGSYLGAKRILNCHPWGGSGYDPVPPKSKN; this comes from the coding sequence ATGCTCAATAAGATCATCATCTTTCCTTTTGTAGTTCTGATAAAATTTTATCAACTAGCAATTTCTCCTCTACTGGGAAAAAATTGTAGATACACCCCAACTTGCTCTCACTATACTCTGGAAGCATTGCGTGTACATGGACTATTAAAAGGGAGCTATCTGGGAGCAAAACGTATCCTAAATTGCCACCCTTGGGGAGGCAGTGGGTATGATCCTGTACCTCCGAAATCTAAAAATTAA
- a CDS encoding replication-associated recombination protein A produces MSLNIPLAEKLRPKNLDEVIGQEHLTGSNAPIRRMLENDTLNSIIFWGPPGTGKTTLSEIIANQSQRKFFKLSAVSSGVKEVREVIESAKQQNLFSGKSPILFIDEIHRFNKSQQDSLLHAVEKGWIVLIGATTENPSFEVVSALLSRCQVYILKALDIPSLEKIIVTALEKFNLDSKTQFEVTEKEALIQYSGGDARKLINSVEIVCNQYLNTKKRRITNQDVIETLQENIALYDKNGEQHYDIISAFIKSIRGSDPNGAVYWLARMLAGGEDIKFIARRLLISASEDIGLANPNALTIANNCFQAVNVIGNPEARIILSECAVYLAVSPKSNSSYMAINEALELVKKTGNLPVPLHLRNAPTKLMKNLDYGKNYKYTHSYEGNFVEQEFLPEEISGTKFYQPGNNTTERKIEQEIQKKWKGKY; encoded by the coding sequence ATGAGCCTAAATATTCCGTTGGCAGAAAAATTAAGACCTAAAAACCTGGATGAAGTAATTGGCCAAGAACACCTTACAGGAAGCAATGCTCCTATCCGAAGGATGCTGGAAAATGATACTTTGAACTCTATCATCTTCTGGGGGCCTCCTGGTACAGGAAAAACAACTCTTTCTGAAATTATAGCCAATCAATCTCAACGGAAATTTTTTAAGTTAAGTGCAGTCTCCTCTGGAGTAAAAGAGGTGAGAGAAGTAATAGAAAGTGCCAAGCAACAAAATTTATTTTCAGGAAAAAGTCCTATTCTTTTTATTGATGAGATTCATAGATTTAATAAAAGTCAGCAAGATAGCTTGTTACACGCTGTAGAAAAAGGTTGGATTGTACTGATTGGTGCAACTACAGAAAACCCAAGCTTTGAAGTGGTTTCAGCATTACTATCCAGGTGCCAAGTATATATTTTAAAAGCGCTGGATATTCCTAGTTTAGAAAAAATAATCGTTACAGCATTAGAAAAGTTTAACCTAGATTCTAAAACTCAATTTGAGGTTACTGAAAAAGAAGCCCTAATTCAATATTCAGGAGGAGATGCTAGGAAGTTGATAAATTCTGTAGAAATCGTTTGTAATCAATATCTGAATACGAAAAAAAGGCGAATTACCAATCAGGATGTAATAGAAACTCTGCAGGAAAATATAGCATTGTATGATAAAAATGGAGAACAACATTATGATATTATTTCTGCTTTTATAAAATCTATCCGAGGTTCGGATCCTAATGGAGCTGTATATTGGTTGGCAAGGATGTTGGCAGGAGGAGAGGATATTAAATTTATCGCTCGTAGACTTTTAATTTCAGCATCCGAAGATATAGGGCTTGCCAATCCTAATGCGCTTACGATAGCTAACAATTGCTTCCAAGCGGTGAATGTTATAGGAAATCCAGAAGCGAGAATTATCCTGAGTGAATGTGCTGTATATCTAGCTGTTTCACCGAAAAGTAATTCATCTTATATGGCGATTAATGAAGCTTTAGAGCTGGTAAAAAAAACAGGTAATTTACCTGTTCCTCTACACTTGAGAAATGCTCCAACCAAGTTGATGAAGAATTTAGATTATGGAAAGAATTATAAATATACCCATAGCTATGAAGGAAACTTTGTAGAACAAGAATTCCTTCCCGAAGAAATTTCTGGAACAAAATTCTATCAACCAGGTAATAATACAACGGAGAGAAAAATAGAACAAGAAATTCAGAAAAAGTGGAAAGGGAAGTATTAA
- a CDS encoding NAD-binding protein, protein MEREVLKSKIGIIGCGWLGTHLAEHLKNKYTIFATTRSEERKNELQQKGFQVSSIDFNKSIITDFDFRAMKAIIVCVPFSMRKSWDELSKIFKNIITFLKPYQGQVFLMSSIGIYPEYNGVITEETFLDSDLKVNFIGIENLCKKEIPQLNILRLGGLMGGSRIFSKYTVKNEELRVNHVHYKDICNIIEIMMDRKLGSKLYNIVAPLHPSKREVIFYQKEEIFQETQQGTGRWISSEKMMKDLAYQYEFPDPRKFI, encoded by the coding sequence GTGGAAAGGGAAGTATTAAAATCCAAAATAGGAATTATAGGCTGTGGTTGGCTAGGGACGCATCTAGCAGAACATTTGAAAAATAAATATACCATTTTTGCAACCACGAGGAGTGAAGAAAGAAAAAATGAATTACAGCAAAAAGGTTTTCAAGTAAGCAGTATTGATTTTAACAAATCCATTATTACGGATTTTGATTTTAGAGCAATGAAGGCTATTATTGTTTGTGTACCTTTCTCAATGCGAAAATCTTGGGATGAACTTTCCAAAATATTTAAAAATATCATTACTTTCCTGAAGCCTTATCAAGGTCAAGTATTCCTGATGAGTTCGATAGGAATTTATCCTGAATACAATGGAGTAATTACTGAAGAAACTTTCCTGGATAGCGATCTTAAAGTGAATTTTATAGGAATTGAAAACCTGTGTAAAAAAGAAATTCCACAGTTGAATATTCTACGATTAGGAGGTTTGATGGGAGGTAGTAGGATTTTTAGCAAATATACCGTGAAGAATGAGGAGTTAAGAGTAAATCACGTCCATTACAAAGATATTTGTAATATCATAGAAATTATGATGGATAGGAAATTAGGTTCTAAACTTTATAATATTGTGGCTCCCTTGCATCCCTCTAAGCGGGAGGTAATCTTTTATCAAAAAGAGGAAATTTTTCAAGAAACACAGCAGGGGACAGGGAGATGGATTTCATCTGAGAAAATGATGAAGGACTTGGCTTATCAATACGAGTTTCCAGATCCTAGGAAATTCATATAA
- the rplS gene encoding 50S ribosomal protein L19: MDLIKYVQDKYITKKEFPEFKAGDTITVYTEISEGNKTRTQFFKGVVIQLRGTGATKTFTIRKMSGEVGVERVFPINMPALQKIEVNRRGKVRRARIYYFRDLRGKKARIKDRAHNAK; this comes from the coding sequence ATGGATTTAATTAAGTACGTACAAGACAAGTACATTACTAAAAAAGAATTCCCTGAATTCAAAGCTGGTGATACTATCACCGTTTACACTGAGATTAGCGAAGGTAACAAAACAAGAACTCAGTTCTTTAAAGGTGTTGTTATCCAACTAAGAGGAACGGGTGCTACTAAAACTTTCACTATCCGTAAAATGAGTGGTGAAGTTGGTGTAGAAAGAGTATTCCCTATCAACATGCCTGCTCTTCAAAAAATTGAAGTTAACAGAAGAGGTAAAGTTAGAAGAGCAAGAATCTACTACTTCCGTGACCTTAGAGGTAAAAAAGCGAGAATTAAAGATAGAGCTCACAATGCTAAATAA
- a CDS encoding family 20 glycosylhydrolase, protein MKLRTLLTASSLCCIPFFISAQNNFDLVPKPVEMHLNQGFYKIPETVNLYIDKDFKDSSFLLKEYPSIKTIHETSKKKASVRILKKALDSSKEGAYELKISSNGIEIAAQDKAGILNGIFTFIQLGYLQKDSSQLLYSEIKDAPRFGYRGLHLDTSRHYFPLNFLKKYIDLMAIYKLNNFHWHFTDGAGWRLEIKKYPELTQKAAWRTHALWKDWWNNGRQYVEQGTPNASGGFYTQDEAKELVKYAAERGINIIPEIEMPAHSEEVIAVYPELSCSGIPYSQSEFCIGNPKTFEFLKNVLDEVLEIFPSQYIHIGGDEADKSHWKTCPKDQALMKKEGLKSVDELQSYAILQMDKYLQSKGRKLVGWDEILDGGLTPGATVMSWRGEQGGITAANSGHDVIMTPGEFLYLDGYQTDPRTQPESIGGYLPIEKVYSYDPVSKDLKDDKKKHILGAQANLWTEYVPTTEHVEYMAYPRVLALAEVDWTEPEHKNYQDFHKRLQSQYALLQKLNVNYYRPSYNVAAKVDFNPTAKTDTVELTTEQNNKQGIHYTLDGSEPTAKSPVYTQPIQFTQSGTLKAAYFLDQFKVGPTLEQRIDIHKAIGKKVIYNQKWIGYEAQKELTLTNGIFGGVSYHDKQWQGFTRPMDVVVDFERPETISTVAMNFMQITGPGVYMPGEMRVFVSDDNKNFREVGVVKNDVSPSVSQLTFKRFELNLPQPVKARYLKVTTTNPGRGYLFTDEIIVY, encoded by the coding sequence ATGAAGTTGAGAACTCTTCTTACAGCTAGTTCATTATGCTGTATCCCTTTTTTTATTTCGGCACAAAATAATTTTGATTTGGTTCCAAAACCTGTCGAAATGCACCTTAACCAAGGCTTTTATAAAATTCCAGAAACGGTAAATCTCTATATAGATAAAGACTTTAAAGACTCTTCTTTCTTATTAAAGGAATATCCTTCTATTAAAACCATACACGAAACCAGCAAGAAAAAAGCATCGGTCAGAATTCTGAAAAAAGCATTGGATTCCTCCAAAGAAGGTGCTTATGAACTAAAAATATCCAGTAACGGAATTGAAATTGCTGCTCAGGATAAAGCTGGAATCCTAAACGGAATTTTCACCTTTATACAATTAGGTTATCTCCAGAAAGACAGTTCCCAGCTTTTGTATTCCGAAATAAAAGACGCACCAAGATTCGGGTACCGAGGGCTTCATTTGGATACTTCGCGCCATTATTTCCCTTTGAATTTCCTGAAAAAATACATCGACCTGATGGCGATTTACAAGCTTAACAACTTCCATTGGCATTTCACCGATGGTGCAGGTTGGCGTTTGGAGATTAAGAAATATCCTGAACTGACTCAAAAAGCAGCCTGGAGAACTCACGCACTTTGGAAAGACTGGTGGAACAACGGCCGACAATATGTAGAGCAAGGAACACCAAATGCCAGTGGTGGATTTTACACCCAGGATGAAGCAAAAGAACTGGTAAAATATGCCGCAGAAAGAGGGATTAACATCATCCCTGAAATTGAGATGCCTGCGCACAGCGAGGAAGTGATTGCCGTATATCCGGAGCTTTCCTGCTCAGGAATCCCGTACAGCCAGAGTGAATTTTGCATTGGGAATCCAAAGACTTTTGAATTTCTGAAGAATGTACTGGATGAGGTGCTGGAGATTTTCCCTTCCCAATACATCCACATTGGAGGTGACGAAGCTGATAAATCCCATTGGAAGACCTGTCCTAAAGACCAAGCCTTAATGAAAAAAGAAGGCTTAAAATCGGTAGATGAACTTCAGAGCTATGCCATTCTTCAGATGGATAAATACCTGCAAAGCAAAGGCAGAAAGCTGGTTGGCTGGGACGAAATTCTGGACGGTGGACTTACACCGGGAGCTACCGTGATGAGCTGGAGAGGCGAACAAGGTGGAATAACCGCTGCCAATTCTGGACATGATGTGATTATGACACCTGGGGAATTTCTGTATTTGGACGGCTACCAAACCGATCCCAGAACTCAACCTGAATCTATCGGTGGCTATCTTCCTATCGAAAAGGTGTACAGCTATGATCCGGTTTCCAAGGATCTGAAAGACGACAAAAAGAAGCACATCCTGGGAGCACAAGCCAACCTCTGGACGGAATACGTCCCAACTACCGAACATGTGGAATATATGGCCTATCCAAGAGTTTTGGCACTAGCCGAAGTAGACTGGACGGAACCTGAACACAAAAACTATCAGGATTTTCATAAAAGATTGCAATCTCAGTATGCATTACTACAGAAGTTGAATGTCAACTATTACCGACCATCGTATAATGTAGCTGCAAAAGTGGACTTCAACCCAACTGCCAAAACCGATACGGTAGAATTAACCACGGAGCAAAACAATAAACAAGGAATACATTATACTTTAGATGGTAGCGAACCAACGGCAAAATCACCGGTATATACACAACCGATTCAATTTACTCAATCCGGAACGCTGAAGGCGGCTTATTTCTTGGATCAGTTTAAGGTAGGACCAACCTTAGAACAAAGAATCGACATTCATAAAGCGATTGGCAAGAAAGTGATTTACAACCAAAAATGGATTGGCTATGAAGCACAAAAGGAACTAACTTTAACCAACGGAATCTTCGGTGGTGTTTCTTATCACGATAAGCAATGGCAAGGCTTCACCCGCCCGATGGATGTGGTAGTGGATTTTGAAAGACCAGAAACCATTTCTACCGTTGCCATGAATTTTATGCAGATTACGGGTCCTGGGGTGTATATGCCTGGAGAAATGAGGGTTTTTGTATCCGATGATAACAAAAACTTTAGAGAAGTGGGAGTAGTGAAAAATGATGTTTCGCCATCGGTTTCTCAATTGACGTTCAAGAGATTTGAACTGAATCTTCCCCAACCGGTAAAAGCAAGATACCTGAAAGTAACCACCACCAACCCTGGAAGAGGCTATCTATTTACGGATGAAATAATAGTTTATTAA
- a CDS encoding iron-containing alcohol dehydrogenase, translating into MRNFTYKNPTKILFGENQIQNLENEIPRDAKVLILYGGGSIKKNGVYDQVKEALKNHTTEEFGGIPANPEYAVLVEALKCIKEKEITYLLAVGGGSVIDGTKFLAAAALYPGEPWEILTKHVRTLEGQALPFASVLTLPATGSEMNSGYVISRRETKQKLSSGGPGLFPQFSILDPEVIRSIPRRQLINGLTDSYMHVMEQYITYPVGAMLQDRFAESILQTLQELAPKILAEEFDLVAAGDFMWCCTMALNGLIQQGVPGDWAVHAMGHELTAYFGIDHAVTLAIIAPSHYKYNLESKKEKLAQYAERAWGIKDGNTEEKALQGIQKMEEFFHSLGIKTKLSEHTPGFAGTAEKVEANFTNRGLLGIGEYKSLTPSDAKAIVEMSY; encoded by the coding sequence ATGCGAAACTTTACATACAAAAACCCAACTAAGATACTTTTTGGAGAAAATCAGATCCAAAATTTAGAGAATGAAATTCCACGTGATGCCAAAGTGCTTATCCTTTATGGAGGAGGAAGTATCAAAAAAAATGGCGTTTACGATCAGGTAAAAGAAGCATTGAAGAATCATACTACTGAAGAATTTGGAGGAATCCCTGCCAATCCAGAATATGCGGTTCTAGTAGAAGCTTTAAAATGTATTAAGGAAAAAGAAATCACCTATCTCCTAGCAGTAGGCGGAGGTTCTGTAATTGATGGAACTAAATTTTTAGCCGCAGCTGCTCTTTACCCTGGGGAACCTTGGGAAATCCTCACCAAACATGTACGCACTCTGGAAGGACAAGCCCTTCCCTTTGCTTCTGTACTTACGTTACCTGCAACAGGTTCTGAAATGAATTCAGGATACGTAATTTCAAGAAGAGAGACAAAACAAAAGTTATCTTCTGGAGGACCAGGACTATTCCCTCAATTCTCCATACTAGACCCTGAGGTAATCCGTTCTATTCCAAGAAGGCAGCTCATTAATGGGCTTACCGATTCCTACATGCACGTTATGGAGCAATATATCACTTACCCTGTAGGAGCTATGCTACAAGATCGTTTTGCGGAAAGCATTTTACAAACCTTACAAGAGCTTGCTCCTAAAATACTTGCCGAAGAATTTGACCTAGTTGCAGCAGGAGATTTCATGTGGTGTTGTACAATGGCTCTTAACGGATTAATCCAACAAGGAGTACCTGGAGACTGGGCTGTTCACGCAATGGGACATGAGCTTACAGCATACTTTGGGATAGATCATGCCGTAACTTTAGCCATTATCGCCCCTAGCCATTACAAATACAATTTGGAAAGCAAAAAAGAAAAGCTTGCCCAATATGCGGAAAGAGCTTGGGGTATAAAAGATGGAAATACCGAAGAAAAAGCATTACAAGGAATTCAAAAGATGGAAGAATTTTTCCATTCTTTAGGTATTAAGACTAAACTTTCTGAACATACTCCTGGTTTTGCAGGAACTGCTGAAAAAGTAGAAGCTAACTTTACCAATAGAGGATTATTGGGTATTGGAGAGTACAAATCGTTAACTCCAAGTGATGCAAAAGCTATTGTAGAAATGAGCTATTAA